The Deinococcus radiotolerans DNA window TACACTCACCTCATCGGCGAACGCTCGTAACGCCGCTTGAAGTCAAAACTGGAGCACTACCAGGCCACATGTCAGACCGGACTCGCGACAGCATCAATGACATCTGGGGCGCGCGGACGCCGCATGCCGCCGGGGCGATCTGGCCCGCACGGGTGGACGAGCACCTGTCGGAGACGCCGGACCGCTGGGTGCGGGGGGCCTGCGTCCTGTGTTCGAACGGGTGCGGGTTGGATATCGGCGTGAAAGCAGGCCGGATCGTCGGTGTGCGCGGCCTGGCCAGTGACGTCACGAACAGAGGCCGACTGGGTCCCAAGGGGCTGCACGGCTGGGCGGCGAATCACAGTCCGGACCGGCTGACGACGCCGCTGATCCGCGAGGACGGACAGTTCCGGGAGGCGTCCTGGGATGAGGCGATGGACCTGATCGTGCGCCAGTCCCGGCAGGTCATCGAGAGCCACACCGCGATGGGCATTGGTTTCTACACGAGTGGGCAGCTGTTTTTGGAGGAGTACTACACGCTGAGTGTGATCGGTAAGGGCGGGCTGGGCACGCCGCACATGGACGGGAACACCCGTCTGTGCACGGCCACCGCAGCCGCAGCCCTGAAAGTCTCATTTGGCAGTGACGGACAGCCCGGCGCGTACGAGGATCTCGATGTCACCGACACGGTCCTGATGGTGGGCCACAACATGGCCAGTCAGCAGACGGTGCTGTGGGCGCGCATTCTCGACCGCCTCGCTGGTCCCAATCCACCCTGGATCATCGTGATCGACCCGCGCCGGACCTTCACGGCTGAGCACGCCACGGTGCATCTCACGCCGAGAGTCGGCACGAACGTCGCCGTGATGAACGGGCTGCTGCACCTGATCATTCACGCGGGGGCCGCCGACCAGACCTTCATTGACGCGCACACCGTCGGGTATGACGACCTCCAGAGGACCGTGGAGCGGTACACGCCGGAGTACGTGCAGGACCTGTCCGGCGTACCGGCCGCGGATCTGCGCCGCGCCGCGGACATCCTGGCGACCACGCCGACGCTGGTGTCCACCGTGCTGCAGGGCGTCTACCAGTCCATGCAGGCCACAGCCGCTGCCGTTCAGGTCAACAACGTGCACCTGATCCGCGGGCTGATCGGCCGGCCCGGCAGCGGCATCCTCCAGATGAACGGCCAGCCCACCGCGCAGAACACGCGCGAGACGGGCGCCGATGGGGACCTGCCGGGCTTCCGGAACTGGGGCAACGCGGGGCACATCGAGCAACTCGCGACGCTCTGGAACGTCCACAGGCACACCATTCCCCACTGGAGTCCGCCCACGCACGCCATGCAGATCTGGCGGTACGCGGAGCAGGGCAGCATCAGGATGCTGTGGATTCAGGCCACCAATCCAGCCGTGAGCCTCCCGCACCTCGACCGTATTCGCAGGATCCTGCAGAAAGACGACCTGTTCGTGGTCGTTCAGGACGCGTTCATGACCGAAACCGCGCGCTACGCCGACGTGGTCCTGCCCGCCGCCATCTGGGGCGAGAAGACCGGCACCTTCACGAACGTGAGCCGCACCGTCCACATCTCCTGCAAGGCGGTCGAACCGCCCGGCGAGGCCCGCAGTGACCTCGACATCTTCCTCGACTACGCCCGGCGAATGGACTTCCGGGATCAAGGCGGCCAGCCGCTGATCAGGTGGCATGACGCGGAAAGTGCCTTCGAGGCGTGGAAGGCCTGCACCCGCGGCCGACCCTGCGACTACACCGGCCTCACCTACGAGAAGCTGCTGGCCGGGAGCGGCATTCCCTGGCCGGTGAACGAGCAGCGTCCAGACGGCACGGTGCGGCTCTACACCGACTTTGTCTTTCCCACCGCAGCGGACGATGCCGAGACGTACGGACACGACCTGGACACCGGCGCCGCCCACACCGAGCAGGAATACAGGGCGAACGACCCGCAGGGGCGCGCGATCATCAAGGCGGCCGAGCACCGCGAGCCACACGAAACGCCTGACGAGGAGTACCCGCTGTGGCTGACCACCGGACGGCAGGTGTACCA harbors:
- a CDS encoding molybdopterin oxidoreductase family protein, whose translation is MSDRTRDSINDIWGARTPHAAGAIWPARVDEHLSETPDRWVRGACVLCSNGCGLDIGVKAGRIVGVRGLASDVTNRGRLGPKGLHGWAANHSPDRLTTPLIREDGQFREASWDEAMDLIVRQSRQVIESHTAMGIGFYTSGQLFLEEYYTLSVIGKGGLGTPHMDGNTRLCTATAAAALKVSFGSDGQPGAYEDLDVTDTVLMVGHNMASQQTVLWARILDRLAGPNPPWIIVIDPRRTFTAEHATVHLTPRVGTNVAVMNGLLHLIIHAGAADQTFIDAHTVGYDDLQRTVERYTPEYVQDLSGVPAADLRRAADILATTPTLVSTVLQGVYQSMQATAAAVQVNNVHLIRGLIGRPGSGILQMNGQPTAQNTRETGADGDLPGFRNWGNAGHIEQLATLWNVHRHTIPHWSPPTHAMQIWRYAEQGSIRMLWIQATNPAVSLPHLDRIRRILQKDDLFVVVQDAFMTETARYADVVLPAAIWGEKTGTFTNVSRTVHISCKAVEPPGEARSDLDIFLDYARRMDFRDQGGQPLIRWHDAESAFEAWKACTRGRPCDYTGLTYEKLLAGSGIPWPVNEQRPDGTVRLYTDFVFPTAADDAETYGHDLDTGAAHTEQEYRANDPQGRAIIKAAEHREPHETPDEEYPLWLTTGRQVYHFHTRTKTGRSQALQDAAPDAFVQISAEDAQQYGIEQGDWILIESRRGLVIERARIGDIKPGLVFIPWHYGYWDDPSRPRAANELTLTEWDPVSKQPHYKYAAVRISRYAARDALPAPGLIGRAVKAVQGLLGQERSSAAQGSSAQEPQPKTTQRVDG